The Ciona intestinalis unplaced genomic scaffold, KH HT000204.1, whole genome shotgun sequence genome contains a region encoding:
- the LOC100183232 gene encoding DNA-directed RNA polymerase I subunit RPA49-like: MSEIILKYDNKSSTKTLVEFSNGTPKPDSEFQCSLYADKRLQNPKFKNNKVLVVQGSHLKYVGDNYEDRHANPTASRYVLMEVDEKKQVGKIFETEYFKLRPIIGSEDIDIDEEREKTEKQLEQDERSFIERQDDLTEVFGSHRRKRAMVTRLRNKVKDSTDAVQTAVEAIMENADTSLLLDEEGALDTMIIPCCKTAETVEDVYPLTNIFPDHVSRCLIEEAQKFIHPTGAEITEWKNQGEGLGSRFIVEHAKNPALAIVQNSQIHTEYACCLQLMVCLIRLYKVKSSEYRAKTVFTDLAEPVRDWVLSEFFLDGCNRNRKMPTRMKDKVLAYAIVLAWHMDSFSTDGDMIKEAFSISQKKLSTHVRALGGNVNLLSKNGFKRTSVILKLPLQFPNTAFKGRGQGH; the protein is encoded by the coding sequence AGCAATGGCACACCCAAACCTGATTCAGAGTTTCAATGCTCTCTATATGCGGATAAACGTTTGCAGAAcccaaaattcaaaaacaacaaagtgcTCGTTGTGCAAGGatcacatttaaaatatgttggaGACAATTATGAAGATAGGCATGCCAATCCAACTGCATCAAGATATGTTCTTATGGAAGTTgacgaaaaaaaacaagtgGGTAAGATTTTTGAAACTGagtattttaaattgagaCCCATTATTGGAAGTGAGGACATCGATATTGATGAAGAAAGAGAGAAGACAGAAAAACAGCTCGAGCAAGATGAACGTAGCTTTATCGAGAGGCAAGATGACCTGACTGAAGTGTTTGGAAGCCACAGAAGAAAACGTGCGATGGTAACGAGATTAAGGAACAAAGTAAAAGACAGCACAGATGCTGTTCAAACTGCGGTTGAAGCAATCATGGAAAATGCGGACACCTCTTTACTTTTAGATGAAGAAGGTGCTTTGGACACAATGATAATTCCATGTTGTAAAACTGCAGAGACCGTAGAAGATGTTTACCCGTTAACAAATATCTTCCCTGATCATGTAAGTCGCTGCTTGATTGAGGAAGCTCAAAAATTTATTCACCCAACGGGAGCAGAAATTACAGAATGGAAAAATCAAGGGGAAGGGTTGGGATCTCGATTTATTGTTGAACATGCGAAGAATCCTGCACTTGCAATCGTGCAAAACTCTCAAATTCACACTGAGTATGCTTGCTGCTTACAACTCATGGTGTGTCTCATCAGATTGTATAAAGTAAAATCAAGTGAATATCGTGCAAAGACAGTATTTACTGATCTAGCTGAACCAGTTCGAGACTGGGTACTCTCTGAATTCTTTTTGGATGGTTGTAACAGAAATCGAAAAATGCCTACCCGAATGAAAGATAAGGTGTTGGCTTATGCTATTGTGCTGGCCTGGCATATGGATTCCTTTAGCACTGATGGGGACATGATTAAGGAGGCTTTTtcaatttcacaaaaaaaattatcaaccCATGTTCGAGCACTAGGTGGAAATGTAAACTTGTTATCTAAGAATGGCTTTAAACGTACAAGTGTTATCCTGAAATTGCCTTTACAGTTTCCAAATACTGCTTTTAAGGGCAGAGGACAAGGCCATTAG
- the LOC100185593 gene encoding acetoacetyl-CoA synthetase-like, producing MGPIKQDSEKALNRVMWTPDFSVKDNNMINFMQRINKKYNLALQSYDQLWEWSTKNYAEFWGEVWDIMEIVHSTGYVKVVDVTKKITDNPEWFSGARINYAENMLRYDDDKVAILSAGEGRNIESLSYKELRIKVALYSSALRKLGIESGDRVVGYIPNCTDAVVIMLAAASIGAIWSSTSPDFGVSGVLDRFQQIKPKIIFSVDAVRYNNKIHTHLDKLRQVVNGLADLQSVVVIPFVNNMESVNIDDIPKSMMLSSFLQTGSTTDRLQFEQLPFNHPLFIMYSSGTTGPPKCMVHSAGGTLIQHMKEHILHGNMMRSDKILYYTTTGWMMWNWLVGALSSGATIVLYDGSPFQPKANVMFDLIDSLKITILGTSAKCLDVMEKYKLEPIKTHNLSTLHTVLSTGSPLAGHQYDYVYNNIKADVLLGSITGGTDIISCFIGQNWTVPVHRGELQSANLGMSVACFLEDEEGNAIQVYDKPAELVCTVPFPCMPTCFWNDDSGELYRNAYFSKLPGVWCHGDYCMQNSQTNGFVMLGRSDATLNPNGVRFGTSELYSVIESRFKEEINDSVAAAYRKYTKDSTSYTENVILFLKMADGFSLDMKLENEIRQQIRAQLTPRHVPAILMQVQDIPYTISGKKVEMAVTQILAGMDVKHKGAFKNPEALELYKNIVIPS from the coding sequence ATGGGGCCAATTAAACAAGATAGTGAAAAGGCATTAAATAGAGTAATGTGGACCCCAGACTTCAGTGTAAAGGACAACAATATGATCAACTTTATGCAAAGAATAAACAAGAAGTACAATTTAGCACTGCAAAGTTACGACCAATTGTGGGAATGGTCAACCAAAAATTATGCAGAGTTCTGGGGGGAGGTGTGGGATATTATGGAAATAGTACATTCTACTGGGTATGTTAAAGTTGTGGATGTGACAAAAAAGATTACTGACAACCCAGAATGGTTCTCTGGTGCAAGAATAAATTATGCTGAGAATATGTTACGATATGATGATGATAAAGTGGCAATACTATCTGCTGGTGAAGGAAGAAATATTGAAAGTTTATCATACAAAGAGTTGCGCATTAAAGTTGCACTGTATTCATCAGCACTGCGTAAACTAGGGATTGAGAGCGGAGATAGAGTAGTGGGGTACATACCTAACTGCACTGACGCCGTGGTAATTATGCTGGCAGCTGCAAGTATTGGCGCAATATGGAGTAGTACATCACCTGATTTTGGAGTTTCTGGAGTTTTAGATCGGTTTCAGCAAATCAAaccaaaaattatattttcagtGGATGCAGTTCgatataacaataaaattcATACGCATTTGGATAAACTGCGACAAGTGGTTAATGGTCTAGCAGATCTACAGTCTGTAGTTGTGATTCCTTTTGTTAATAACATGGAAAGTGTTAACATAGATGACATACCAAAAAGTATGATGCTATCCTCTTTTCTTCAGACTGGGTCAACAACTGATAGGTTGCAGTTTGAGCAACTTCCATTTAACCACCCACTGTTTATTATGTACTCATCTGGCACCACAGGACCTCCAAAATGTATGGTTCATTCAGCAGGAGGGACTTTAATCCAACACATGAAGGAACACATATTACATGGTAACATGATGCGATcagataaaatattgtattacaCCACCACAGGATGGATGATGTGGAATTGGCTGGTTGGTGCTTTATCATCCGGTGCAACCATTGTTCTCTATGATGGTTCACCATTTCAACCAAAAGCTAATGTCATGTTTGACTTAATAGATAGTTTGAAAATAACCATTTTAGGAACCAGCGCAAAGTGTTTAGATGTGATGGAAAAGTACAAGCTGGAGCCAATTAAAACTCATAATTTAAGTACCTTGCACACTGTTCTCTCCACAGGTTCACCCTTAGCTGGCCACCAATATGATTATGTTTACAATAATATCAAGGCCGATGTTTTATTAGGCTCAATAACTGGAGGAACAGatattatttcatgttttatcGGACAAAACTGGACAGTGCCTGTTCATAGGGGTGAATTACAGTCAGCTAATCTTGGTATGAGCGTTGCTTGCTTTCTAGAAGATGAAGAGGGTAATGCGATTCAGGTTTATGATAAACCAGCAGAGCTAGTGTGCACTGTTCCATTCCCGTGCATGCCTACTTGCTTTTGGAATGATGATTCAGGAGAATTGTATAGAAATGCATACTTCAGTAAATTACCTGGTGTGTGGTGTCATGGTGATTATTGTATGCAGAACTCACAAACCAATGGCTTTGTTATGCTAGGCAGAAGTGATGCCACACTAAATCCTAACGGAGTTAGATTTGGAACTTCTGAGTTATACTCCGTAATTGAATCTCGGtttaaagaagaaataaatgaTTCTGTTGCAGCTGCTTACCGCAAATACACAAAAGACAGCACAAGTTACACAGAGAATGTcatcttgtttttaaagatGGCAGATGGTTTTTCACTTGATATGAAGTTGGAAAATGAAATACGCCAGCAAATTCGTGCCCAATTAACCCCACGCCATGTCCCAGCTATTCTAATGCAAGTACAAGATATCCCATACACAATCAGTGGAAAGAAAGTAGAAATGGCTGTCACACAAATTCTAGCGGGTATGGATGTCAAACATAAAGGAGCTTTCAAAAATCCAGAAGCTTTGGAGTTATATAAGAACATAGTAATACCCAGCTAA